The Nitrospira sp. KM1 genome includes a window with the following:
- a CDS encoding putative Ig domain-containing protein → MNITAHHRLFLLFITCTFGVGCSSGGGDGNGGSGGGSSLAVGTTAANFGVIGNTYTSTLTAVNGTAPFTWSITGGSLPAGLSLNPSTGVMTGMPAAAGNTTVTIRVVDSAGNSATGPLLVAVYTRTGRVSVDGNGAPGNGISSSPSLNADGSLVGFSSQSTNLVPGVNGAQVYVHNRQTGQMELISRDNGAAVVVQGNGASSAPVISANGQFVVFVSQATNLLGPGTPSISSGQQIYVRDRQNGVTTLVSVDNAAVPNPGNGLSSAPAISSDGRFVAFVSQATNLLSPGTSTIPSGQQVYVRDRQNGLTTLVSVENATISNPGNGVSSAPVISADGQFVAFASLASNLLPAGIPVGVNQQIYLRDRQGNQTSLVSVDNNSPPNAGNGVSHAPSINGDGTIIAFDSLATNLLAPGNPSITGQQVYIRNRSLNQTNLVSADNNVVALSGNGTSQSASVSSDGRYVAFASVSTNLLAPAVSSTSGQQVFVRDRQFSLTTMGSQDNSSTTSAGNAPSNSPAMNGNGGFVAFASQASNLVTVPPISQADLYVRAIP, encoded by the coding sequence ATGAACATCACGGCTCATCATCGTCTCTTTCTCCTTTTCATCACCTGCACGTTCGGCGTCGGCTGCAGCAGCGGCGGCGGTGACGGCAATGGCGGCTCCGGCGGTGGCAGCTCACTCGCGGTCGGCACGACTGCTGCCAATTTCGGCGTGATCGGGAATACCTACACCTCGACGCTCACCGCCGTCAACGGCACGGCCCCATTCACGTGGTCGATAACCGGAGGAAGCCTGCCCGCGGGATTATCGTTGAACCCTTCGACGGGTGTCATGACAGGGATGCCTGCCGCAGCGGGCAATACAACCGTGACAATACGGGTCGTCGACAGCGCCGGCAACTCGGCGACAGGCCCGCTGCTCGTTGCTGTTTATACGAGAACCGGCCGTGTCTCCGTGGACGGAAACGGTGCCCCGGGCAATGGAATCAGTTCGAGCCCATCGTTGAATGCCGACGGGAGCCTGGTGGGATTTTCCTCGCAATCGACCAATCTCGTCCCCGGCGTCAATGGAGCGCAGGTCTATGTGCATAATCGGCAGACTGGTCAAATGGAGTTGATCTCACGTGACAATGGCGCAGCGGTCGTCGTACAGGGCAACGGGGCAAGTAGCGCCCCTGTAATAAGTGCCAATGGACAGTTTGTCGTGTTCGTGTCCCAGGCCACCAATCTCCTGGGGCCAGGGACCCCTTCAATCTCATCTGGACAGCAGATTTACGTCAGGGACCGTCAAAATGGCGTGACCACTCTGGTATCGGTCGACAATGCTGCGGTCCCCAATCCTGGCAACGGTCTCAGCAGCGCGCCGGCGATTAGCTCCGACGGTCGTTTTGTCGCGTTCGTATCGCAAGCGACCAACCTATTGTCGCCCGGCACATCGACGATCCCCTCAGGACAGCAGGTGTATGTCAGAGACCGCCAAAACGGCCTTACGACTCTCGTCTCCGTGGAGAATGCCACGATCTCGAATCCAGGAAACGGTGTGAGTAGCGCACCCGTTATCAGCGCAGATGGGCAGTTTGTTGCGTTTGCCTCGCTGGCCTCGAATCTCCTTCCTGCCGGCATACCAGTCGGAGTCAACCAGCAGATCTATCTTCGAGACCGGCAGGGGAATCAGACCAGTCTGGTCTCGGTCGACAATAATAGTCCTCCCAATGCCGGCAACGGCGTCAGTCACGCGCCCTCGATCAATGGTGATGGTACCATCATCGCGTTCGATTCACTGGCCACCAACCTGCTGGCGCCCGGCAATCCATCGATCACCGGGCAGCAGGTGTACATCCGGAATCGGTCATTGAACCAGACCAATTTGGTGTCCGCTGACAACAATGTCGTGGCGCTCTCAGGAAACGGCACGAGTCAGTCTGCCTCCGTCAGCTCGGACGGCCGCTATGTCGCATTCGCTTCCGTATCGACCAATCTCCTGGCTCCAGCCGTTTCTTCAACCTCGGGCCAACAGGTGTTCGTCCGCGATCGACAGTTCAGCTTGACGACCATGGGATCCCAGGACAATTCCAGCACCACGAGTGCAGGGAACGCGCCCAGCAACAGTCCGGCCATGAATGGCAACGGCGGCTTCGTTGCCTTCGCTTCGCAGGCTTCCAATCTGGTCACTGTCCCTCCGATATCGCAGGCAGATCTGTACGTGAGGGCCATACCCTAG